In one window of Cellulophaga sp. HaHa_2_95 DNA:
- a CDS encoding ABC transporter permease — protein MSKSFERYQQRKLISSYFSVVLSIGLVLFLLGILGLLVLNTKKLADHFKEQITISVFLKDNAKQVEIDQLQKSLVMAEYTKAATYVSKEEAAAQHSEDIGENFQDFLGYNPLKNSIDVQLNADFVTPELLEEIAEEITTKGYVQEVSYDKPLIGLLNENVKRISFWILVASSIFTFIAVLLINSSIRLSIYSKRFIIKTMQMVGATKVFIRKPFIWTNIKLGVLGAVLAMLALAGVLYYVNENFPELGLMEDPTILAILFSSVFILGLLISLISTYFATQRFLNLRTDELYY, from the coding sequence ATGAGTAAATCTTTCGAGCGCTATCAACAACGCAAATTAATATCGAGTTATTTTTCAGTAGTTTTAAGTATAGGTCTTGTACTTTTTCTATTAGGCATATTAGGCTTATTGGTTTTAAATACTAAAAAACTAGCTGATCATTTTAAAGAACAGATTACCATTTCTGTCTTTTTAAAAGATAATGCTAAGCAGGTAGAAATAGACCAACTACAGAAAAGCTTAGTCATGGCAGAATATACCAAAGCCGCTACCTATGTTTCTAAAGAGGAAGCTGCAGCACAACACAGTGAAGATATTGGCGAGAACTTTCAAGATTTCTTAGGTTATAACCCATTAAAAAATTCCATAGACGTTCAGTTAAATGCAGATTTTGTAACCCCAGAATTGCTGGAAGAGATAGCGGAAGAAATTACTACCAAAGGTTATGTACAAGAAGTTAGTTATGACAAACCTTTAATTGGCCTCTTAAATGAAAATGTAAAACGTATTAGTTTCTGGATTCTGGTAGCCAGTAGTATTTTTACGTTTATCGCTGTTTTATTAATCAATAGCTCTATTCGTTTATCTATCTACTCTAAGCGTTTCATTATTAAGACGATGCAAATGGTGGGTGCTACAAAGGTGTTTATCCGTAAGCCTTTTATTTGGACCAATATTAAGTTAGGAGTACTAGGTGCCGTATTAGCAATGCTTGCCTTGGCGGGTGTTTTATATTATGTGAATGAAAATTTTCCGGAATTAGGATTAATGGAAGACCCTACGATACTGGCTATTCTTTTTTCTAGTGTTTTTATATTAGGCTTGTTAATTTCACTAATTAGCACCTACTTTGCAACACAACGTTTTTTAAATTTAAGAACAGACGAATTATATTATTAA
- the leuS gene encoding leucine--tRNA ligase: MNYDFTEIEAKWQKYWAENQTFKAENNSDKEKFYVLDMFPYPSGAGLHVGHPLGYIASDIYARYKRHKGFNVLHPMGYDSFGLPAEQYAIQTGQHPAITTETNIARYRDQLDKIGFSFDWSREVRTSTPEYYKWTQWIFIQLFNSWYNNDTNKAEDIATLTALFEKEGNATVNAVCDEDIIAFTAEEWNAYDTKKQQELLLQYRLTYLADTEVNWCPGLGTVLANDEIVNGVSERGGHPVIRKKMTQWSMRISAYAQRLLDDLTTVDWPQPLKDSQTNWIGRSQGASAVFQVKDHDEVIDVFTTRPDTIFGVSFMTLAPEHELVAKITTPAQKAEVEAYIKATAKRSERERMADVKTISGAFTGAYAEHPFTKEPVPIWIGDYVLAGYGTGAVMAVPCGDQRDYDFAKKFNIAIPNVFEGVDISEEAHADKDKTVIANSDFLNGLPYKKAMKLAIYELEKIGQGKGKINYRLRDAVFSRQRYWGEPFPVYYVDGMPQMIDAKHLPIALPEVEKYLPTETGEPPLGNATVWAWDTVSNQVVDNSKINNAAVWPLELNTMPGWAGSSFYFNRYMDPNNTEAIFSEEAINYWQDVDLYIGGSEHATGHLLYARFWQKFLFDKGVVPKNEFAKKLINQGMITGTSAFVFRDEESGKLFSKGLIGDKEMTPIHADVSFVNASDELDVEAFKNWREEYKEAEFVLENGKYIVGREVEKMSKSKYNVVSPDSICVEYGADSLRLYEMFLGPLEQSKPWNTAGITGTHGFLKKLWRLYVDDNGIKVTDTEASKDNLKTLHKTIKKVEEDIENFSFNTSVSTFMIAVNELSAQKCTSREILEALVILVSPYAPHIAEELWSKLGHIDSISTASFPKFEASHLVESSKEYPVSFNGKMRFKLELPMDFTKDQIEEVVMAHEKTIQQLAGRTPKKVIIVPGKIINIVG, from the coding sequence ATGAACTACGATTTCACAGAAATTGAAGCCAAATGGCAAAAATATTGGGCAGAAAACCAAACGTTTAAAGCAGAAAACAATTCCGATAAAGAAAAGTTTTATGTCTTAGACATGTTTCCTTATCCTTCTGGAGCAGGACTCCATGTAGGGCATCCGTTGGGGTATATTGCTAGTGATATTTATGCGCGTTATAAAAGACATAAAGGGTTTAATGTATTGCACCCTATGGGATATGATTCTTTTGGCTTACCAGCAGAACAATATGCTATTCAAACAGGGCAGCATCCTGCAATTACTACAGAAACAAATATTGCTAGGTATAGAGACCAATTGGATAAAATTGGCTTTTCTTTTGATTGGAGCCGTGAAGTGCGTACCTCTACTCCGGAGTATTACAAATGGACCCAGTGGATTTTTATTCAGTTGTTCAACTCGTGGTACAATAATGATACGAACAAGGCAGAAGACATTGCTACATTAACCGCGCTTTTTGAAAAAGAAGGAAATGCAACGGTAAATGCAGTCTGTGATGAAGATATTATAGCTTTTACTGCAGAAGAGTGGAATGCTTATGATACAAAAAAGCAACAAGAACTACTGTTGCAATACCGACTTACCTACTTGGCAGATACGGAAGTAAACTGGTGTCCTGGTTTAGGTACTGTATTGGCTAACGATGAGATTGTCAATGGCGTATCAGAACGCGGAGGTCACCCTGTTATTCGTAAAAAAATGACACAGTGGAGCATGCGTATTTCGGCATATGCACAACGTTTATTAGATGATTTAACTACAGTAGATTGGCCACAACCATTAAAAGACTCTCAAACCAATTGGATAGGTCGTTCTCAAGGAGCTTCAGCGGTATTTCAGGTAAAAGATCATGATGAGGTGATTGATGTTTTTACCACGCGCCCTGATACGATTTTTGGAGTTTCTTTTATGACTTTAGCGCCAGAGCATGAGTTGGTTGCTAAAATAACCACGCCAGCGCAAAAAGCGGAGGTTGAAGCATATATAAAAGCCACCGCAAAACGTAGTGAGCGTGAGCGTATGGCAGATGTGAAAACTATTTCAGGGGCTTTTACTGGAGCGTACGCAGAGCACCCATTCACCAAAGAGCCAGTGCCAATTTGGATTGGGGATTATGTGTTAGCTGGTTATGGTACAGGAGCTGTAATGGCAGTACCTTGTGGTGATCAGCGTGATTATGATTTTGCTAAAAAATTCAATATTGCTATTCCTAATGTATTTGAAGGGGTAGATATTTCTGAAGAAGCACATGCAGACAAAGACAAAACCGTCATTGCTAATTCTGATTTTTTAAACGGATTACCGTATAAGAAAGCCATGAAATTGGCGATTTATGAATTGGAAAAAATAGGACAAGGAAAAGGAAAAATTAATTACCGTTTGCGTGATGCTGTTTTTAGCAGACAACGGTATTGGGGAGAACCTTTTCCAGTATATTATGTAGATGGTATGCCGCAAATGATAGATGCGAAGCATTTACCAATTGCATTACCAGAAGTAGAAAAATATTTACCCACCGAAACTGGAGAGCCACCATTAGGGAATGCTACCGTTTGGGCCTGGGACACGGTTTCTAACCAGGTAGTAGATAACAGTAAGATAAACAACGCCGCGGTGTGGCCCTTAGAATTAAATACGATGCCAGGCTGGGCGGGGAGTAGTTTCTACTTTAACCGCTATATGGACCCGAACAATACGGAGGCTATATTTTCGGAGGAGGCCATTAATTATTGGCAAGATGTAGATTTATATATTGGTGGTAGTGAGCATGCAACAGGACATTTATTATATGCACGTTTCTGGCAAAAATTCTTGTTTGATAAGGGTGTAGTGCCTAAAAACGAATTTGCTAAAAAACTGATCAATCAAGGAATGATTACGGGGACAAGTGCTTTTGTTTTTAGGGATGAGGAGTCTGGGAAATTATTTTCTAAGGGTTTAATTGGCGACAAAGAAATGACACCTATTCATGCAGACGTATCATTTGTAAATGCCTCTGATGAATTGGATGTTGAAGCATTTAAAAACTGGAGAGAAGAATATAAAGAGGCGGAATTTGTTTTAGAAAACGGTAAATACATCGTTGGTCGTGAAGTAGAAAAGATGTCCAAATCTAAATACAATGTGGTAAGTCCGGATAGTATTTGTGTAGAGTATGGGGCAGACAGTTTACGTTTGTATGAAATGTTTTTAGGCCCATTAGAGCAATCTAAGCCTTGGAATACTGCAGGTATTACAGGTACTCATGGGTTCCTTAAAAAATTATGGCGTTTGTATGTAGATGATAATGGTATTAAAGTTACCGATACGGAAGCATCTAAAGACAACCTTAAGACTTTACATAAAACTATTAAGAAAGTAGAAGAAGATATTGAAAACTTCTCTTTCAATACGTCCGTATCTACCTTTATGATTGCAGTGAATGAACTATCTGCTCAGAAATGTACCAGTAGAGAAATACTAGAGGCTTTGGTCATTTTGGTATCGCCGTACGCACCACATATCGCGGAAGAATTATGGAGTAAATTAGGGCATATAGATTCTATTTCTACAGCATCTTTTCCAAAATTTGAGGCATCGCATTTGGTAGAGAGTAGTAAAGAATACCCAGTTTCTTTTAACGGAAAAATGCGTTTCAAATTAGAACTTCCGATGGATTTTACAAAAGATCAGATTGAGGAAGTAGTGATGGCGCATGAAAAAACTATTCAACAATTGGCAGGGCGTACACCTAAAAAGGTCATTATTGTTCCGGGTAAAATTATCAATATAGTAGGTTAA
- the ald gene encoding alanine dehydrogenase — MKIGIPKEIKNNESRVGMTPGGVFELVKNNHEVFVQSTAGDNSGFLDEAYVEAGATILETIEEIYAIAEMIVKVKEPIEQEYSLIKKGQIVFTYFHFASSEPLTKAMLESGAICIAYETVEDRDGGLPLLTPMSEVAGRMSIQQGAKYLEKPVKGRGLLLGGVPGVPPGKVLILGAGVVGMQAAKMASGLGAQVTILDVDMKRLRYANDVLPNNCTTLFSNEYNIREFVQTHDLIIGGVLLKGKKAPNLITRDMLKTMKSGAVIVDVAVDQGGCVETTRPTTHEDPIYIIDEIVHYSVANMPGAVPYTSTIALTNVTTAYAIKIANLGWKKALASDPGLQKGLNISEGEVIYKEIIEAFEWAS; from the coding sequence ATGAAAATAGGTATCCCTAAGGAAATTAAAAACAATGAGAGTCGTGTGGGTATGACTCCAGGTGGTGTTTTTGAATTAGTAAAAAACAACCATGAAGTATTTGTACAGTCAACAGCAGGAGATAATAGTGGTTTCTTAGATGAGGCGTATGTTGAAGCGGGAGCTACAATTTTAGAAACTATTGAAGAGATTTATGCTATCGCAGAAATGATAGTAAAAGTTAAGGAGCCTATTGAACAAGAGTACAGCCTTATTAAAAAGGGACAAATTGTTTTCACATATTTCCATTTTGCATCTAGCGAGCCATTAACGAAGGCCATGTTAGAAAGTGGTGCTATTTGTATTGCTTATGAGACGGTAGAAGATAGGGATGGTGGTTTACCATTGTTAACGCCTATGTCTGAAGTGGCAGGTAGAATGTCTATTCAGCAAGGAGCAAAATATTTAGAGAAACCAGTAAAAGGTCGTGGTCTTTTATTAGGTGGGGTGCCAGGAGTACCTCCGGGAAAAGTATTAATACTTGGTGCAGGTGTAGTGGGTATGCAAGCTGCTAAAATGGCATCTGGTTTAGGTGCTCAGGTTACCATATTAGATGTAGATATGAAACGCTTACGTTATGCAAATGACGTTTTGCCAAATAATTGTACTACCTTATTCTCTAATGAGTATAATATTAGAGAATTTGTTCAAACACATGATTTAATTATTGGTGGTGTCTTGCTTAAAGGTAAAAAAGCACCTAACTTAATTACTAGAGACATGTTGAAAACTATGAAATCTGGTGCTGTTATTGTAGATGTGGCGGTAGATCAAGGAGGTTGTGTAGAAACAACAAGACCAACAACACATGAAGACCCTATTTATATTATTGATGAGATTGTACACTATTCTGTAGCGAATATGCCAGGAGCGGTACCTTATACTTCTACCATAGCACTTACCAATGTAACTACAGCTTATGCCATTAAGATTGCTAATTTGGGTTGGAAAAAAGCATTGGCTTCTGATCCAGGATTACAAAAAGGTTTAAATATTTCTGAGGGAGAAGTAATCTATAAAGAAATTATTGAGGCATTTGAATGGGCGTCATAA
- a CDS encoding zinc metallopeptidase, producing the protein MFGYYILIGGIALISWLVSRKLKSKFEQYSKVHLRNGMSGAEIAEKMLADNGIRDVKVISTPGMLTDHYNPANKTVNLSEGVYSQRNASAAAVAAHECGHAVQHAQAYQWLGLRSNLVPIVNVTSNFAMWVVFGGLMLGAAAGFGFGYWVAVAGLVMMSFATIFSLVTLPVEYDASNRALAWLKHKNMLAPDEYAGAEDALKWAARTYLVAAIGSIATLAYWALQVFGGRRD; encoded by the coding sequence ATGTTCGGATATTATATATTAATTGGAGGAATAGCTTTAATAAGCTGGTTGGTAAGTAGGAAGCTGAAAAGCAAGTTTGAGCAATACTCAAAAGTTCATTTACGTAATGGAATGAGCGGTGCAGAAATTGCAGAAAAAATGCTAGCGGATAATGGCATACGTGATGTAAAAGTAATCTCTACGCCAGGAATGCTTACGGATCATTATAACCCTGCTAACAAGACCGTAAATTTAAGTGAAGGTGTGTACAGTCAGCGTAACGCATCTGCAGCGGCAGTTGCAGCACACGAATGTGGACACGCCGTGCAACATGCGCAAGCGTACCAGTGGTTGGGCTTAAGATCTAATTTAGTGCCAATTGTAAACGTTACCTCTAACTTTGCGATGTGGGTTGTTTTTGGTGGATTAATGTTAGGTGCTGCGGCAGGATTTGGATTCGGATATTGGGTGGCAGTTGCAGGTTTGGTCATGATGAGTTTTGCTACCATATTTAGTTTGGTGACGTTGCCTGTAGAGTATGATGCTAGTAACCGTGCCCTAGCATGGTTAAAACATAAAAATATGTTGGCTCCAGATGAATATGCTGGCGCAGAAGATGCTTTGAAATGGGCAGCTAGAACCTATCTAGTGGCAGCTATAGGATCTATTGCAACATTGGCCTATTGGGCATTACAAGTTTTTGGCGGAAGGAGAGATTAA
- a CDS encoding Lrp/AsnC ligand binding domain-containing protein, whose product MKSAKENVKIDGIDKKILRYLMSDARKPVLEIARNIGISGAAIHQRLRKLENSGLIAGSKFVINPKVLGFSTMAYVGIYLDKAMSNPVAVKALEKIPEILECHYTTGNWSILIKVLCRDNEHLMQVLNNNIQQIDGVSRTETFISLDQQIERQITI is encoded by the coding sequence ATGAAATCAGCTAAAGAAAATGTAAAAATAGACGGAATTGACAAAAAAATATTACGCTATTTGATGTCTGATGCCCGCAAACCTGTTTTAGAAATTGCTAGAAATATTGGTATTTCTGGCGCCGCTATTCACCAAAGGCTTCGAAAGTTAGAAAACTCTGGGCTAATCGCAGGTTCTAAATTTGTAATTAACCCTAAAGTATTAGGGTTTTCTACAATGGCTTATGTCGGCATCTATTTAGATAAAGCAATGAGTAACCCTGTGGCCGTAAAGGCGCTCGAAAAAATACCTGAGATTCTAGAATGTCATTACACTACAGGAAACTGGTCTATACTAATAAAAGTATTGTGCAGAGATAACGAGCATTTAATGCAAGTTTTAAACAACAACATTCAACAAATTGATGGCGTATCACGAACTGAAACCTTTATCTCTTTAGATCAGCAAATAGAACGTCAGATTACCATATAA
- a CDS encoding saccharopine dehydrogenase family protein: MLRKILIIGAGKSTSYLLDYFLEKAIEEQLQIVIADLNPEAIPAKFKNHSNFDVVKLDIFNTPERQKAIQEVDIVVSMLPAHMHINIAKDCIHFSKHLVTASYVSEEIKTLDKEAKEKGLVFMNEVGLDPGIDHMSAMQIINQIKKNGGKMLLFESFTGGLVAPESDNNLWNYKFTWNPRNVVVAGQGGTAQFIQEGTYKYIPYHKLFRRTEFVDIKGYGKFEVYANRDSLKYREAYGLTDILTLYRGTMRRVGFSKAWNMFVQLGMTDDSYTIENSEGMTNREFVNLFLPYSPTDSVELKLRYYLKIDQDDIMWDKLQELNLFSSDKKIELENATPAQILQKILEDSWTLADEDKDMIVMYHKFGYEVNGAKKQIDASMVVIGENRTHTAMAKTVGLPVAIATLLILNKKITRPGIQIPLLEEVYTPILKELEAYGIIFNEEEVTYLGYNPNTVAS, from the coding sequence ATGCTGCGAAAAATTCTAATTATTGGTGCTGGCAAGTCCACATCCTACCTATTAGATTACTTTTTAGAAAAAGCTATTGAAGAACAATTACAGATTGTCATAGCAGATCTAAATCCAGAGGCTATTCCAGCTAAGTTCAAGAATCACTCTAATTTTGATGTCGTAAAATTGGATATTTTTAATACTCCTGAACGCCAAAAAGCAATACAAGAAGTAGACATCGTAGTGTCTATGCTCCCTGCCCATATGCACATTAATATAGCCAAAGATTGCATTCACTTTAGCAAACACCTTGTCACTGCTTCTTATGTAAGCGAAGAAATTAAAACCTTAGATAAGGAGGCTAAGGAAAAAGGACTCGTTTTTATGAATGAAGTTGGCCTTGATCCGGGTATTGACCATATGAGTGCCATGCAGATTATCAACCAAATTAAGAAGAACGGCGGTAAAATGTTATTGTTTGAATCTTTTACAGGAGGTTTAGTAGCTCCAGAAAGTGATAACAACTTATGGAATTATAAATTTACATGGAATCCTAGAAATGTAGTTGTCGCCGGTCAAGGTGGTACCGCTCAATTCATACAAGAGGGCACCTATAAATACATTCCTTACCACAAACTATTTAGAAGAACAGAATTTGTAGACATTAAAGGCTATGGCAAATTTGAAGTCTATGCCAATAGAGATTCTTTAAAATATAGAGAAGCATATGGACTCACAGATATCTTAACCCTTTACAGAGGTACTATGAGGCGCGTAGGATTTTCTAAAGCCTGGAATATGTTTGTACAATTAGGAATGACCGATGATAGCTATACTATTGAAAACTCTGAAGGAATGACCAATAGAGAATTTGTCAATTTGTTTTTACCCTACTCCCCTACAGATTCTGTTGAATTGAAACTTAGGTACTATCTAAAAATAGATCAAGATGATATCATGTGGGATAAACTTCAAGAACTTAATTTATTTAGCAGCGATAAAAAAATTGAGCTTGAAAATGCAACCCCTGCTCAAATATTACAGAAAATATTAGAAGACAGCTGGACGCTTGCCGATGAAGACAAGGATATGATTGTCATGTATCATAAATTTGGCTATGAAGTAAATGGCGCTAAAAAGCAAATAGATGCTAGTATGGTGGTTATCGGAGAAAACAGAACCCATACGGCTATGGCTAAAACAGTTGGTTTACCTGTTGCTATTGCTACCCTCCTTATTTTAAACAAAAAAATTACAAGACCGGGCATTCAAATTCCTTTGCTTGAAGAGGTCTATACTCCTATTTTGAAAGAACTAGAAGCTTACGGAATTATTTTTAATGAGGAAGAAGTTACCTACTTAGGATACAATCCAAATACTGTGGCTAGTTAA
- a CDS encoding DUF423 domain-containing protein has product MNKTIFSTGILFGTLAVVLGAFGAHGLKEVLSVEALASYTTGVTYQMYHALVLLILSGVTKIQEKNKKLIYGVFTAGVLLFSFSIYLLATNSLTSFDFKAIAFVTPVGGLLLIVGWILLGFRYYKEKY; this is encoded by the coding sequence ATGAACAAAACAATTTTTAGTACAGGAATTTTATTTGGAACCCTTGCAGTGGTTCTGGGAGCTTTTGGCGCGCACGGATTAAAAGAGGTATTAAGCGTGGAGGCTTTAGCATCTTATACTACTGGGGTTACCTATCAAATGTATCATGCATTAGTGCTTTTAATTCTTTCAGGGGTTACCAAAATTCAAGAAAAAAATAAAAAACTTATTTATGGGGTATTTACGGCAGGAGTGTTGTTATTTTCTTTTTCTATTTATTTGTTGGCAACAAACAGCTTAACTTCTTTCGATTTTAAGGCTATTGCATTCGTTACGCCGGTGGGTGGACTCCTATTAATTGTAGGTTGGATTTTACTCGGATTTCGTTATTATAAAGAAAAATATTAG
- the pckA gene encoding phosphoenolpyruvate carboxykinase (ATP) produces the protein MDKIAKTISLIKYGITSENVHYQLSPDDLHKLTLEKGMGKEASSGALAVNTGEFTGRSPMDRFIVKDEITDEKVWWGNVNIPFEPAAFDALYDKVINYLNEKEIYVRDSYACADEDYKLNIRVINEYPWSNMFASNMFLRPTEKELVNFDPEWTVVNAPGFMADAEVDGTRQHNFAILNFTRKIALIGGTGYTGEIKKGIFSALNFILPVYKNTLPMHCSSNVGKDGDTAIFFGLSGTGKTTLSADPNRKLIGDDEHGWTKENTIFNFEGGCYAKVINLSAENEPEIFGAIKKGALLENVAMNAEGVVDFEDISITQNTRVSYPIDHIENIQVPSIGKNPKNIFFLTADAFGVLPPISKLTPSQAAYHFISGYTAKVAGTEAGVVEPTPNFSACFGAPFMPLHPTEYAEMLSKKMKDAGVNVWLVNTGWTGGPYGIGTRMKLKYTRAMITAALNGDLGLYSYDKYHIHSVFGVAQPRECPGVPTEVLSPRTTWDDDQKYYTTAFKLANAFRENFKKFESYANEEIRRGGPQRYGF, from the coding sequence ATGGATAAGATTGCGAAAACGATTTCGTTGATTAAGTATGGTATTACAAGTGAAAATGTGCATTATCAATTATCACCAGATGATTTGCATAAGTTAACCCTAGAGAAAGGTATGGGGAAAGAGGCATCTTCAGGTGCTCTTGCAGTAAATACAGGTGAGTTTACTGGTAGGTCTCCCATGGATAGATTTATAGTAAAAGATGAGATTACAGATGAAAAAGTTTGGTGGGGGAATGTCAATATTCCATTTGAGCCTGCCGCTTTTGACGCTTTGTATGATAAAGTCATCAATTATTTAAATGAAAAAGAAATATATGTACGCGATAGCTATGCGTGTGCAGATGAAGATTACAAATTAAATATTAGGGTTATTAATGAGTACCCTTGGTCTAACATGTTCGCTAGTAATATGTTTTTAAGACCTACCGAAAAAGAATTGGTGAATTTTGATCCAGAATGGACGGTGGTTAATGCTCCTGGTTTTATGGCAGATGCTGAGGTAGATGGTACGCGTCAACATAATTTTGCTATTTTAAATTTCACAAGAAAAATTGCCTTAATAGGTGGTACAGGGTATACAGGAGAAATTAAAAAAGGAATTTTTTCAGCGCTTAACTTTATCCTACCGGTGTATAAGAATACTTTGCCTATGCATTGCTCTTCAAATGTAGGTAAAGATGGTGATACGGCTATTTTCTTTGGCCTTTCGGGAACAGGAAAAACAACACTATCTGCAGATCCAAATAGAAAACTAATTGGAGATGATGAGCATGGTTGGACAAAAGAGAATACCATTTTTAATTTTGAAGGGGGTTGTTATGCAAAAGTGATCAACCTATCTGCAGAAAACGAGCCTGAAATATTTGGAGCTATTAAAAAAGGGGCGCTACTTGAGAATGTAGCTATGAATGCTGAAGGTGTGGTAGATTTTGAGGATATCTCTATTACGCAAAATACAAGAGTAAGTTACCCTATTGATCATATTGAAAACATTCAAGTACCTTCTATAGGGAAAAATCCTAAAAATATATTCTTTTTAACGGCAGATGCTTTTGGGGTGTTGCCTCCAATTTCTAAATTAACGCCTAGCCAAGCAGCGTACCATTTTATCTCTGGATATACTGCAAAAGTGGCAGGAACTGAAGCCGGAGTGGTAGAACCTACACCAAATTTCTCAGCTTGTTTTGGAGCGCCATTCATGCCTTTACATCCTACGGAGTATGCAGAAATGCTAAGTAAGAAAATGAAAGATGCCGGTGTTAATGTTTGGTTGGTAAATACAGGATGGACAGGTGGTCCTTACGGTATTGGTACGCGCATGAAGCTTAAATATACACGTGCCATGATTACGGCGGCGTTAAATGGTGACTTAGGATTGTATTCTTATGACAAGTATCATATTCACTCTGTATTTGGTGTTGCGCAACCTAGAGAGTGTCCTGGGGTGCCTACAGAGGTGTTAAGTCCTAGAACAACCTGGGATGATGATCAGAAGTATTATACCACAGCATTTAAGTTGGCTAATGCTTTCCGTGAGAACTTTAAAAAGTTTGAATCTTATGCAAATGAAGAAATAAGACGTGGCGGACCGCAGCGTTACGGATTCTAA
- a CDS encoding uroporphyrinogen-III synthase, protein MKVKTILVSQPEPKMENSPYSRLIDKEKVKVDFRPFIHVEGVDAKTVRQQKIDLNNFTAIILTSRNAVDHFFRIAEEMRFKVPDSMKYFCQSEAVAYYLQKYVVYRKRKIYVGKMNFQDLSTLFKKYKDEKFLLPSSDSLKPIVPETLDALGLTWTRGIFYKTVVSDLSDLKDVYYDILVFFSPSGIESLLKNFPDFEQNDTRIAVFGNSTVNAATDAGLRIDIKAPTPETPSMTMALQKYITSLNKK, encoded by the coding sequence ATGAAAGTAAAAACGATTTTGGTATCGCAACCAGAACCGAAGATGGAAAACTCTCCATATTCCCGACTTATTGACAAGGAAAAAGTAAAGGTAGATTTTAGACCCTTTATACATGTTGAAGGCGTAGATGCTAAAACTGTAAGACAACAAAAAATTGATCTTAACAATTTTACTGCTATTATTTTAACTAGTAGAAATGCGGTAGATCACTTTTTTAGAATTGCAGAAGAAATGCGTTTTAAAGTGCCTGACTCTATGAAATATTTCTGTCAGTCAGAAGCTGTTGCCTATTACTTACAAAAATACGTAGTCTACAGAAAGCGTAAAATCTATGTAGGTAAAATGAATTTTCAAGATCTTTCTACTCTTTTCAAAAAGTATAAAGACGAAAAATTCTTACTACCTTCTTCAGATTCTCTAAAACCAATTGTCCCTGAAACATTGGATGCTTTAGGCTTAACTTGGACTAGAGGTATTTTCTACAAAACGGTAGTTAGTGATCTTTCTGATTTAAAAGATGTGTATTATGATATCTTAGTATTCTTTAGTCCTTCCGGAATTGAGTCTTTATTGAAGAATTTCCCTGACTTTGAGCAGAATGATACTAGAATTGCTGTTTTCGGAAATTCTACCGTAAATGCAGCAACAGATGCTGGTCTTAGAATAGACATTAAAGCACCAACACCTGAAACGCCTTCTATGACCATGGCATTGCAGAAATATATTACAAGTTTAAATAAAAAGTAA
- a CDS encoding DUF4271 domain-containing protein yields MKEVLLRSIENIDWITLILCCSITTLVLAKKIYYGRFTNFIILPFNNKYIFLYNKKDKLSHWFTIFLSIFQLLNFTLFLYFIDSIFELSQHINTPFTYIITLGILIAFFFSKLILHLCNAFVFNMQGAISEFLFKKISYFNYSSLIMFVANILLAYILKDSKIVIYITALLIAAINILGWVTAIRNHQKLITNNFFYFILYLCALEIAPLVLLGDYFKD; encoded by the coding sequence ATGAAAGAAGTCTTACTAAGAAGTATAGAAAATATTGACTGGATTACGCTGATTTTATGTTGCAGTATTACGACATTAGTTTTAGCAAAAAAGATTTATTACGGCAGGTTTACGAACTTTATCATCCTGCCTTTCAACAATAAATACATATTTTTATACAATAAGAAGGATAAATTATCGCATTGGTTCACTATTTTTCTCTCCATATTTCAGCTCTTAAATTTCACCTTATTTCTATATTTTATAGATTCAATTTTTGAATTATCGCAACATATTAACACTCCTTTTACTTACATCATTACCCTTGGAATTTTAATAGCCTTCTTTTTTTCTAAATTGATCTTACACCTGTGCAACGCCTTTGTTTTTAACATGCAAGGAGCTATTAGTGAATTTTTATTTAAAAAAATATCCTACTTTAACTACAGTAGTTTAATCATGTTTGTAGCGAATATTCTTCTTGCATATATTTTAAAAGATTCAAAAATTGTAATCTATATAACCGCACTATTAATTGCCGCAATAAATATTCTGGGATGGGTTACTGCCATACGAAATCATCAAAAATTAATTACCAATAATTTTTTCTATTTTATTTTGTACCTTTGCGCACTCGAAATAGCACCCTTAGTGCTTTTAGGAGATTACTTTAAAGACTGA